In Triticum aestivum cultivar Chinese Spring chromosome 5B, IWGSC CS RefSeq v2.1, whole genome shotgun sequence, the following proteins share a genomic window:
- the LOC123117328 gene encoding F-box/FBD/LRR-repeat protein At1g13570-like: MRRRKLPPPGGPIERRRRKLELEEHEPPPVDLISTLPDELLGEIISLLQIKDAARTQILASRWRRLWRSTPLNLDCCHLFSIKDEDMSYLCPSLVLSAHPGPGRRFCLTTNSSMTTPTLDHWLRSAALDNLQELEFARHGFTSPVPASISHFAHSLRVANIRHCTLQDAAVQGLHFPQLKQLGLECVHVSESSVHRLIAGCPALEFLLILSSSGFHSLRINSLSLRKLCIRTSGSTQPQFGELIIENAPRLESLIHLYKIWRIGDLSVYTAPKVDALDFLADLKGFRQGLLVFSTTEVVRNVRSLSVNMGRLILDNIVRLMRLFPSLEELHVKSGVSSESN, translated from the exons ATGCGGCGGCGCAAACTGCCGCCGCCCGGCGGTCCTattgagaggaggaggaggaagttggagTTGGAGGAGCATGAACCTCCGCCTGTTGACCTCATCAGCACTCTCCCCGACGAGCTCCTCGGCGAGATCATCTCCCTCCTCCAAATTAAGGACGCCGCCCGCACCCAGATCCTAGCTTCCCGGTGGCGCCGCCTCTGGCGCTCCACCCCCCTCAACCTCGACTGCTGTCATTTGTTCTCCATCAAGGACGAAGACATGTCCTATCTCTGCCCATCGCTCGTCCTTTCAGCCCACCCGGGCCCCGGCCGCCGCTTTTGCCTCACGACGAACTCCTCAATGACTACCCCTACCTTGGACCACTGGCTTCGGTCCGCCGCTCTGGATAACCTACAGGAGCTTGAGTTCGCCCGCCACGGGTTCACCTCCCCAGTGCCGGCATCAATCTCCCACTTTGCACACAGCCTCCGTGTCGCAAACATCAGGCACTGCACGCTCCAGGACGCCGCCGTCCAAGGGCTTCATTTTCCCCAGCTTAAGCAGCTCGGGCTCGAATGTGTCCACGTCTCGGAGTCCTCGGTGCACCGCCTGATCGCCGGATGCCCCGCACTAGAGTTCTTGCTGATCCTCAGTAGCTCCGGCTTCCACAGCCTCCGGATCAACTCCCTCAGCCTTAGAAAATTATGCATACGCACCTCCGGATCAACTCAGCCCCAGTTCGGGGAACTCATCATTGAAAACGCCCCTCGTCTTGAGAGCTTGATTCATCTGTATAAGATTTGGAGGATCGGTGATCTGTCCGTATACACCGCGCCTAAAGTGGACGCCTTGGACTTCCTTGCTGATTTGAAAGGATTTCGTCAG GGATTGCTCGTTTTTAGCACGACGGAGGTGGTGCGCAATGTCAGGAGTTTATCCGTCAATATGGGTCGACTAATTTTGGACAACATTGTCCGCTTGATGAGATTATTTCCAAGCTTGGAGGAGCTACACGTGAAG TCTGGTGTATCATCCGAATCAAATTGA